A stretch of the Nitratifractor salsuginis DSM 16511 genome encodes the following:
- the tyrS gene encoding tyrosine--tRNA ligase: MPVVKAMREIERGTAEIIDRERIESLVRNYYENGTPYKVKLGLDPTAPDLHLGHTVILQKLAAFQKHGAIVQLLIGDFTAMIGDPTGKSETRKVLDRETVKQNAQTYQEQAFKILDPEKTELMFNSTWLDALGADGLIQLTTQYNVARMLERDDFEKRFKSGQSIAISEFLYPLLQGYDSVAMESDIELGGTDQKFNLLMGRHLQRAYGVGKEQAVLMMPILEGLDGVQKMSKSLGNYVGISEPAKEIYAKILSISDELMWRYYELLSSRSLEEIEEMKKQVAEGTLHPKRAKELLALEITARFHNEEEAQKAKEAFDSLFKARQIPEDIPEVTLEPGVWICKALVDAGLEPSNSQARRDIKQGAVRIDQEKVSDEQLTLEPGEYILQVGKRKFARAKVG, translated from the coding sequence ATGCCAGTCGTCAAGGCCATGCGTGAGATCGAGCGGGGGACCGCCGAGATCATCGACCGGGAGCGGATCGAATCCCTGGTGCGCAACTATTACGAGAATGGAACCCCCTACAAGGTCAAACTGGGGCTCGACCCCACCGCTCCCGACCTGCACCTGGGGCATACCGTGATCCTCCAGAAGCTGGCGGCTTTCCAGAAGCACGGCGCCATCGTGCAGCTGCTCATCGGTGATTTCACCGCGATGATCGGCGACCCCACGGGCAAGAGCGAAACCCGCAAGGTCCTGGACCGGGAGACTGTGAAGCAAAACGCCCAAACCTATCAGGAACAAGCCTTTAAAATTCTCGATCCCGAGAAGACGGAGCTGATGTTCAACTCCACCTGGCTCGACGCTCTGGGAGCCGACGGGTTGATCCAGCTGACGACCCAGTACAATGTCGCCCGGATGCTCGAGCGGGACGATTTCGAGAAGCGCTTCAAGAGCGGCCAAAGCATCGCCATCAGCGAATTTCTCTATCCGCTGCTCCAGGGTTATGACAGCGTGGCGATGGAGTCGGACATCGAGTTGGGGGGGACGGACCAGAAGTTCAACCTCCTGATGGGCCGCCATCTGCAAAGGGCCTACGGCGTGGGCAAAGAGCAGGCGGTCCTGATGATGCCGATCCTCGAAGGGCTCGACGGGGTGCAGAAGATGTCCAAGAGTCTGGGCAACTACGTGGGGATCTCCGAACCGGCCAAGGAGATCTACGCCAAGATCCTCTCCATCTCCGACGAGTTGATGTGGCGCTACTATGAGCTCCTCAGCTCCCGCAGCCTGGAGGAGATCGAGGAGATGAAAAAGCAGGTCGCCGAGGGGACGCTCCATCCCAAACGGGCCAAAGAGCTTCTGGCTCTGGAGATCACGGCTCGCTTCCACAACGAAGAGGAGGCGCAAAAAGCCAAAGAGGCCTTCGACAGCCTCTTCAAAGCGCGGCAGATCCCCGAGGATATCCCCGAAGTGACTCTGGAGCCGGGAGTCTGGATCTGCAAAGCGCTGGTGGATGCGGGGCTGGAGCCCTCCAATTCCCAGGCACGCCGGGACATCAAGCAGGGAGCCGTCCGCATCGACCAGGAGAAGGTGAGCGACGAGCAGCTGACCCTGGAGCCCGGAGAGTATATTCTCCAGGTGGGCAAACGAAAATTCGCACGGGCCAAGGTAGGATAA
- a CDS encoding RelA/SpoT family protein: MNDFLELVKKLKSVDDAIELLARQIELSDRIRDALDFAIAAHEGQTRKSGEPYVIHPILVAAITASISNDETMVISALLHDVVEDTPHSIEEIGERFGHDVRHIVEGLTKIVEIRDEKLVPSDSKEKLITSALTFRKMLIASIEDVRVLIIKLCDRLHNMLTLDALPPAKQLRISEETLVVYAPIAHRLGISRIKNLLEDLSFRYIYPEDYRTIDEYIKANHQSLHIRLNSFIGKVKNTLCMYGFHRDDFEVIGRVKHYYSIYLKMHRKGIGIDEVLDLLAVRVIVKQPIECYKALGALHLEFTPLISRFKDYIALPKDNGYQTIHTTLFDDENIVEAQIRTERMHHLAEYGIAAHWKYKEGGESGDQEVKLEWLKSLPYQDDSIEEFYELAKNDLYSEDIVVFSPKGDYFTLPKDSVALDFAYAVHSEIGDRATAAIINKERASLLTILKNGDIVRIVTQEEPILHCSWVDTVKTSKAKEGIRSKCRARIREVNEMAGFNILATLFDRSVGEIRRILEEADALNGIDRVPTQLDVLREKIHRISKAAKIREVRKWEVFRRGYKKPFLKEVDHLSFYVNKPLERVEFDFCCHPKVGDDIVAFYKENRAIIHHKLCRKAYEQIKAGEPMLFVQWRGSNLGRYRLIVALQNQKGVLAKLLTKLSQIGLNIISIELGIHRSDSAEYCQIEVESEGPDKKEIAQVISRQFRLVEITALNDAYNHK; encoded by the coding sequence TTGAACGATTTCCTGGAACTGGTCAAGAAGCTCAAATCGGTCGATGACGCCATCGAACTGCTGGCGCGACAGATCGAGCTGAGTGACCGGATCCGGGATGCCCTCGATTTCGCCATCGCTGCCCACGAGGGGCAGACCCGCAAGAGCGGTGAACCCTATGTGATCCACCCCATCCTCGTCGCGGCCATTACCGCTTCGATCAGCAACGACGAAACGATGGTCATCTCCGCGCTGCTCCACGATGTGGTGGAGGATACCCCCCATAGCATCGAAGAGATCGGCGAACGTTTCGGACACGATGTCCGGCACATCGTCGAGGGCTTGACCAAGATCGTGGAGATCCGAGATGAGAAGCTTGTCCCCTCCGATTCCAAGGAAAAGCTCATCACCTCGGCACTGACCTTCCGAAAGATGCTCATCGCCTCCATCGAGGATGTGCGGGTCTTGATCATCAAGCTCTGTGATCGGCTCCACAATATGCTCACCCTCGATGCCCTGCCGCCGGCCAAGCAGCTTCGCATCTCCGAAGAGACCCTCGTCGTCTATGCCCCCATCGCCCACCGCCTGGGGATTTCGCGGATCAAAAATCTCCTGGAGGATTTGAGCTTCCGCTACATCTATCCCGAAGATTACCGCACCATCGACGAATACATCAAAGCCAACCACCAGAGCCTCCATATCCGGCTCAATTCCTTCATCGGCAAGGTGAAGAACACCCTCTGTATGTATGGCTTCCATCGGGACGATTTCGAAGTGATCGGCCGGGTCAAGCACTACTACTCCATCTATCTCAAAATGCACCGCAAAGGAATCGGCATCGACGAAGTCCTCGATCTCCTGGCGGTCCGGGTGATCGTCAAGCAGCCCATCGAGTGCTACAAAGCCCTGGGAGCGCTGCATCTGGAGTTCACCCCCCTGATCTCCCGCTTCAAAGATTACATCGCCCTCCCCAAGGACAACGGCTACCAGACCATCCACACGACCCTTTTCGACGATGAAAACATTGTCGAGGCTCAGATCCGCACCGAGCGGATGCACCATCTGGCCGAATACGGTATCGCCGCCCACTGGAAATACAAAGAGGGGGGCGAGAGCGGGGACCAGGAGGTGAAGCTGGAGTGGCTCAAAAGCCTTCCCTATCAGGACGACTCTATCGAAGAGTTCTATGAGTTGGCCAAAAACGACCTCTACAGCGAAGATATCGTCGTCTTCTCCCCCAAAGGGGACTATTTCACCCTCCCCAAGGATTCGGTGGCCCTCGATTTCGCCTATGCGGTCCACTCGGAGATCGGCGACCGGGCCACCGCCGCCATCATCAACAAAGAGCGGGCTTCCCTCCTGACCATTCTCAAAAACGGCGACATCGTCCGGATCGTCACCCAAGAAGAGCCGATTCTGCACTGCTCCTGGGTCGATACCGTCAAAACTTCCAAGGCCAAAGAGGGGATCCGCTCCAAATGCCGGGCCCGTATCCGGGAAGTCAACGAGATGGCGGGCTTCAATATCCTGGCGACCCTTTTCGACCGTTCGGTCGGGGAGATCAGAAGAATTTTGGAAGAGGCGGATGCCCTGAACGGCATCGACCGGGTCCCGACGCAACTGGATGTGCTCAGAGAGAAGATCCACCGCATTTCCAAAGCGGCCAAGATCCGGGAAGTCCGCAAATGGGAAGTCTTCAGACGCGGTTACAAGAAACCCTTTCTCAAAGAGGTCGACCATTTGAGTTTCTACGTCAACAAGCCCCTGGAACGGGTGGAATTCGACTTCTGTTGCCATCCCAAAGTCGGGGATGACATTGTAGCCTTCTATAAGGAAAACAGGGCTATTATTCACCATAAACTCTGCCGTAAAGCCTATGAGCAGATCAAAGCGGGAGAGCCGATGCTCTTCGTCCAATGGCGGGGCAGCAATCTGGGTCGTTATCGGCTGATCGTCGCGCTGCAGAATCAGAAAGGTGTTCTGGCCAAGCTTTTGACCAAGCTCTCCCAGATAGGGCTGAACATCATCAGCATCGAACTGGGGATTCACCGCAGCGACAGCGCCGAGTATTGCCAGATCGAGGTCGAGTCGGAAGGGCCGGACAAAAAAGAGATCGCCCAGGTGATCTCCCGTCAATTCAGGCTGGTGGAGATCACTGCGCTGAATGACGCCTACAACCACAAATAA
- a CDS encoding 3'-5' exonuclease: MKTIILDTETTGTDAEDRICQLAYLVLDESGEVVEHYNELCTPPLEIKYDAMAIHHITPEMLEGKPACTETEGFRRLRELNSPENLLVIQNAPFDLAMLEKEGFENRMRLIDTFRLVRKFMPDSPQHGQQYLRYALGLYREEPALIEKLGEEVRAHDALGDVIVLKHLYEYLLREHSAEEMAELCEGPILLEQMPMGRHRGKRIEEVALQHRNDLLYMVENFDLDQDVRYSFEYWLEQTKDRVKVTIGFGKHKGKTPEEVVGIDRSYLEWMRDKADRIPAELKAELERVLGSER, encoded by the coding sequence ATGAAAACCATCATTCTCGATACCGAAACCACCGGCACCGATGCCGAAGACCGGATCTGTCAGCTTGCCTACCTGGTGCTCGATGAGAGCGGCGAAGTGGTAGAGCATTACAATGAGCTCTGCACGCCGCCCCTTGAGATCAAATACGACGCGATGGCGATCCACCACATCACTCCGGAGATGTTGGAGGGCAAACCCGCCTGCACCGAGACCGAAGGGTTTCGCCGCCTCCGGGAGCTCAATAGCCCGGAGAACCTGCTCGTCATCCAGAACGCCCCCTTCGATCTGGCGATGCTCGAAAAAGAGGGCTTCGAAAATCGGATGCGCCTCATTGATACCTTCCGGCTGGTGCGCAAATTTATGCCCGACTCTCCCCAGCACGGCCAGCAATATCTACGCTACGCTCTGGGACTCTACCGCGAGGAGCCGGCGCTGATCGAGAAATTGGGCGAAGAGGTACGGGCCCACGACGCCCTGGGCGATGTGATCGTGCTTAAGCATCTCTACGAATATCTGCTGCGGGAGCATAGCGCCGAAGAGATGGCAGAGCTTTGCGAGGGTCCGATCCTTTTGGAGCAGATGCCGATGGGCCGCCACCGGGGCAAGCGGATCGAAGAGGTGGCGCTGCAGCACCGCAACGACCTGCTCTATATGGTGGAAAATTTCGATCTCGATCAGGATGTGCGTTACTCTTTCGAGTATTGGCTGGAGCAGACCAAAGACCGGGTCAAAGTGACCATCGGCTTTGGGAAACACAAGGGCAAAACCCCCGAAGAGGTGGTCGGTATCGACCGGAGCTACCTGGAGTGGATGCGGGACAAAGCCGACCGGATTCCGGCGGAGCTCAAGGCGGAGCTGGAGAGAGTGTTGGGGAGTGAGCGTTGA
- a CDS encoding RluA family pseudouridine synthase, whose product MSQGQKSGEIVVSEGGRLDKVLSAALGASRNQVARLIEAGAVSVEGIPAEKASRKVEPGERIAYRILEAPRRDSLPVEFDVEVLYEDEYLMILNKPAGVVVHPAPSVREPTLVHWLVQRGISLSTLAGEERHGIVHRLDKETSGALVIAKTNAVHQALSEELKSREMGRYYLALIDHPLKEDLTVDAPIARNPANRLKMAVVEGGREARTDFLKLAEGEEGSELIAARLHTGRTHQIRVHLAKIGRHILGDELYGYRGAQGKIPRVFLHAARLYLTHPATHRRLEVSAPIPEDMREYLRKHYTRSTIDETTLPDRLPELFARRFPGA is encoded by the coding sequence GTGTCTCAGGGGCAGAAGAGCGGTGAGATCGTCGTGAGTGAAGGAGGGCGCCTGGACAAGGTGCTCTCCGCCGCCCTGGGGGCGAGCCGCAATCAGGTCGCCAGGCTCATTGAAGCGGGGGCCGTCAGCGTCGAGGGGATTCCCGCAGAAAAAGCGAGCCGCAAGGTGGAGCCGGGTGAACGGATCGCCTACCGCATCCTCGAAGCGCCGCGGCGGGATAGCCTGCCGGTGGAGTTCGATGTGGAGGTGCTCTACGAGGACGAATACCTGATGATCCTCAACAAGCCCGCCGGCGTGGTGGTCCATCCCGCTCCTTCGGTCCGGGAGCCGACCCTGGTGCATTGGCTGGTGCAGCGGGGGATTTCCCTCTCCACCCTGGCGGGAGAGGAACGCCACGGCATCGTCCACCGCCTCGACAAGGAGACCAGCGGGGCTTTGGTCATCGCCAAGACCAACGCCGTCCACCAGGCCCTCAGCGAAGAGCTCAAGAGCCGGGAGATGGGGCGCTACTATCTGGCGCTCATCGACCACCCCCTCAAAGAGGATCTGACGGTCGATGCCCCCATCGCCCGCAATCCCGCCAACCGCCTCAAGATGGCGGTGGTCGAAGGGGGGCGGGAGGCACGGACCGATTTTTTGAAGCTTGCCGAAGGGGAAGAGGGGAGCGAACTCATCGCCGCGCGCCTCCATACCGGGCGCACCCATCAGATCCGGGTCCATCTGGCGAAGATCGGACGGCACATTCTGGGCGATGAGCTCTACGGTTATCGGGGGGCTCAGGGAAAGATCCCAAGAGTCTTCCTCCACGCGGCCCGGCTCTACCTGACCCATCCCGCCACGCATAGGCGTCTGGAGGTCTCGGCCCCGATCCCCGAGGATATGCGGGAGTATCTGCGAAAACACTATACGAGGAGTACCATCGATGAAACGACTTTACCGGATCGTCTGCCTGAGCTGTTTGCTCGCCGCTTCCCTGGCGCTTAG
- a CDS encoding DNA-directed RNA polymerase subunit omega, with the protein MKRLEQITAKALERVNHDRYLLSKAVGKRAEELNAGATPLVDMDVKKHKTTDIALHEIAEGKLHIEKED; encoded by the coding sequence ATGAAAAGACTGGAACAGATCACTGCCAAAGCTCTCGAACGGGTCAACCACGACCGCTATCTCCTGAGCAAAGCCGTCGGCAAGCGTGCCGAAGAACTCAACGCCGGCGCCACACCGCTGGTCGATATGGATGTCAAGAAGCACAAAACCACCGATATCGCCCTCCACGAGATCGCCGAAGGCAAGCTCCACATCGAAAAAGAGGATTGA
- a CDS encoding fibronectin type III domain-containing protein has protein sequence MKRLYRIVCLSCLLAASLALSGCADALGSVTSLTAVKTDLSMPTIKGVKTVVDRTSVGFEWQPITDKRVEGIDVYRALATGGAQEKYEKIATISNRYATHFVDTSIRPSTTYDYTFKTFGVLFGSAPGQIVRVKTAPPMPAVNLVKAYQPDPGVVKLLWTPHPDPRIVDYVVQRRLESGPWKYLDTVKGRLSPEYVDMSPAKGHRYGYRVIARSADKIQSLPSRSLDVTIH, from the coding sequence ATGAAACGACTTTACCGGATCGTCTGCCTGAGCTGTTTGCTCGCCGCTTCCCTGGCGCTTAGCGGCTGCGCCGACGCCTTGGGCAGCGTCACCAGCCTCACCGCGGTCAAGACCGACCTCTCTATGCCCACCATCAAAGGGGTCAAAACCGTGGTGGACCGGACCAGTGTCGGCTTCGAGTGGCAGCCGATCACCGACAAGCGGGTCGAAGGCATCGATGTCTACCGGGCACTGGCGACCGGAGGTGCTCAGGAGAAGTATGAAAAGATCGCCACCATCTCCAACCGCTATGCGACCCATTTCGTCGATACGAGCATTCGCCCTTCGACTACCTATGACTACACTTTCAAAACCTTCGGCGTACTCTTCGGCTCGGCGCCCGGACAGATCGTCAGGGTCAAGACCGCGCCTCCGATGCCGGCGGTCAATCTGGTCAAAGCCTATCAGCCCGATCCCGGTGTGGTCAAGCTGCTCTGGACCCCCCACCCGGATCCCCGCATCGTCGACTATGTGGTTCAGCGACGTTTGGAAAGCGGCCCCTGGAAGTATCTCGATACGGTCAAGGGGCGTTTGAGCCCCGAATATGTCGATATGTCTCCCGCCAAGGGCCATCGCTACGGCTATCGGGTCATCGCCCGCAGCGCCGACAAGATCCAGTCACTGCCCAGCCGATCGCTGGACGTGACCATCCATTAG
- the trmB gene encoding tRNA (guanosine(46)-N7)-methyltransferase TrmB produces the protein MPHLIVKPFDRQTLDRLARKGELCTFRAVAPERRIELLGVRDEGGEFLLEIKDRGEDCLIRSDKITRPLDANRIKKVLKRLAEAAELQILHSNIALSPTQPRVASEYDKGIREFEAPEFPREKVALEVGFGSGRHLLWQAKEHPDTLFIGIEIHTPSARQVLKQIELQGLENIWVVNYDARLLLEMLPSNRLEAIYVHFPVPWDKKPHRRVISERFLAESLRALRPGGILELRTDSDNYYRYALEVFSTPPKIDFRVEKNRDLPVVSKYEARWRRQQKDIYTLTVTAQELSPERENDYNFTFDKPVLLEKLEALPRKPIVTEGCFVHFGPHYRRSDAQGGIIECSFGSFDRPEHKYLRYDGEGRVEYFPEIPVKTAVNAQAHRLIGEWIHG, from the coding sequence ATGCCTCATCTCATCGTCAAACCCTTCGACCGTCAAACCCTCGACCGGCTGGCCCGGAAGGGGGAGCTCTGTACCTTTCGGGCCGTGGCCCCGGAACGCAGGATCGAACTGCTGGGGGTGCGGGACGAGGGAGGGGAGTTCCTCCTCGAGATCAAAGACCGGGGTGAAGATTGCCTCATCCGCTCCGACAAGATCACCCGCCCTCTGGATGCCAACCGGATCAAAAAGGTCCTGAAACGCCTGGCGGAGGCAGCCGAGCTGCAGATCCTCCACTCCAACATCGCCCTCTCTCCTACTCAGCCCCGGGTCGCCTCGGAGTATGACAAGGGGATCCGGGAGTTCGAAGCGCCGGAGTTCCCGCGGGAGAAGGTGGCGCTGGAGGTCGGCTTTGGAAGCGGGCGCCATCTGCTTTGGCAAGCCAAAGAACATCCCGACACCCTCTTCATCGGGATCGAGATTCACACCCCCTCCGCCCGGCAGGTCCTTAAGCAGATCGAGCTGCAGGGCCTGGAGAATATCTGGGTGGTCAACTACGATGCGCGGCTGCTGCTGGAGATGCTGCCTTCTAATCGGCTCGAAGCAATCTATGTTCACTTCCCTGTCCCCTGGGACAAGAAGCCCCACCGCCGGGTCATCAGCGAACGTTTCCTGGCCGAGTCGTTGCGCGCGCTGCGCCCCGGCGGGATTCTGGAGTTGCGAACCGATAGCGACAACTACTACCGCTACGCCCTGGAGGTTTTCAGCACTCCACCCAAGATCGACTTTCGGGTCGAGAAGAATCGGGACTTGCCGGTCGTGAGTAAATACGAGGCCCGTTGGCGACGGCAACAGAAGGATATCTATACCCTCACCGTCACGGCGCAGGAGCTTTCCCCCGAGCGGGAAAATGATTATAATTTCACCTTTGACAAACCGGTGCTGCTCGAGAAACTCGAAGCGCTTCCCCGTAAACCGATCGTGACAGAGGGGTGTTTTGTCCATTTCGGGCCCCACTATCGGCGCAGCGACGCTCAGGGCGGGATCATCGAGTGCTCCTTCGGCAGTTTCGACCGCCCCGAGCACAAATACCTCCGCTACGACGGGGAAGGGCGGGTGGAGTATTTCCCGGAGATCCCGGTCAAAACGGCGGTCAACGCCCAGGCACATCGCCTCATAGGAGAGTGGATCCATGGCTAA
- a CDS encoding murein hydrolase activator EnvC family protein produces MMRLLWIVLLLGVMGAEASQIVQKIQTSKKTLQSTEAEKQAASRQLSKLAASIKATEKELAALQKKLDILAKQKSAGEEKYADALQRIKGLDEQIAQLDQDIRRRHDRFIKLLSDQFATIVAMRQMQRQSERGIILEAYYQRYKKAMDKKLRQLKESIDRSRRSKQVLLLSRAKLKRSIAKLDALRSLYRMKKKRSEKLLKQLAAEEKLYRQKLQKLISRQNALRQTLAKLNILRKEEIEEAKRREAERKAELARRAQRLEALRQAKAKERAQAQAEGRAVDYSSVTLPAEEENVKVKQYGSSYLKERVARYRGPRTISPIRGARLVKSFGNYVDPIYKIKIFNDSVTLKAPKSDATVRSVLNGKVVYVGENSILGKVVILQHSHGLHTVYAGLSKISPIIRTGARIRRGTAVGKVRRKLIFQATQNAKLINPTRLIRL; encoded by the coding sequence ATGATGCGCCTGTTGTGGATAGTGCTCCTGCTGGGGGTGATGGGGGCCGAGGCTTCCCAGATCGTCCAGAAGATCCAGACTTCCAAAAAAACCCTGCAATCCACCGAGGCTGAAAAACAGGCGGCCAGCCGCCAACTCTCCAAATTGGCCGCCTCCATCAAAGCGACCGAAAAGGAGTTGGCGGCCCTGCAGAAAAAACTCGACATCCTGGCCAAACAGAAGAGTGCCGGGGAAGAGAAATACGCCGATGCCCTGCAACGGATCAAGGGACTCGACGAACAGATCGCCCAACTGGACCAGGACATCCGCCGCCGCCACGACCGGTTTATCAAGCTCCTGAGCGACCAGTTCGCCACCATCGTCGCGATGCGGCAGATGCAGCGTCAGAGTGAGCGGGGGATCATCCTCGAAGCCTACTACCAGCGCTACAAAAAAGCGATGGACAAAAAACTCCGCCAACTCAAAGAGAGTATCGATCGGAGTCGGCGCTCCAAGCAGGTTCTCCTCTTATCGCGCGCCAAGCTCAAACGGAGTATCGCCAAGCTCGATGCGTTGCGTTCCTTGTACCGGATGAAAAAGAAGCGCTCGGAGAAACTTTTGAAACAGTTGGCCGCCGAAGAGAAACTCTACCGTCAGAAACTCCAAAAGCTCATCAGCCGCCAAAACGCGCTGCGCCAAACCCTGGCCAAGCTCAATATTCTTCGCAAAGAGGAGATCGAAGAGGCCAAGCGCCGGGAAGCCGAACGCAAAGCGGAACTGGCCCGACGTGCCCAGAGGCTCGAAGCGTTGCGCCAAGCCAAGGCCAAAGAGCGTGCGCAGGCCCAGGCGGAGGGAAGGGCGGTCGACTACAGCAGCGTCACCCTCCCGGCCGAAGAGGAGAATGTCAAAGTCAAACAGTACGGCAGCTCCTACCTCAAAGAGCGGGTCGCCCGCTACCGGGGCCCCCGGACCATTTCCCCGATCCGGGGTGCCCGGCTGGTCAAAAGCTTCGGCAACTATGTCGATCCGATCTACAAGATCAAGATCTTCAACGACTCCGTCACCCTCAAAGCGCCCAAGAGCGACGCGACGGTACGCAGTGTCCTCAACGGCAAAGTTGTCTACGTGGGAGAGAACAGCATCCTGGGCAAGGTGGTGATCCTCCAGCATAGCCACGGGCTGCATACCGTCTACGCCGGCCTCTCCAAGATCTCTCCGATCATCCGGACCGGCGCGCGGATCCGCCGGGGAACGGCGGTGGGCAAGGTCCGGCGCAAGCTCATCTTCCAGGCGACCCAAAACGCCAAGCTCATCAACCCGACCCGCCTGATCCGGCTATGA
- a CDS encoding cell division ATP-binding protein FtsE yields MANVISASKLTLAYDGGRKEIIKHASFSIRKGEFVFITGPSGSGKSTLLKSFYGALKPKEGKLTVGGLDMGRISRGKLQELRTHMGIIFQDYKLINEWTVEKNVVLPLIIAGYSTEIQQTQAKKLLRHVKLTEQANRYPLELSGGEQQRVGVARALSKNPFLILADEPTGNLDEYSSNVIWDLMENACDQLGSTVVVVTHRIPTIFNIPYRHFIIENKGIYEVR; encoded by the coding sequence ATGGCTAATGTCATCAGTGCCTCCAAGCTGACCCTGGCCTACGACGGCGGGCGCAAAGAGATCATCAAGCACGCCAGCTTTTCGATACGCAAGGGGGAATTCGTCTTCATCACCGGCCCCAGCGGAAGCGGCAAATCGACCTTGCTCAAATCCTTCTACGGGGCGCTCAAACCCAAGGAGGGAAAGCTCACCGTAGGCGGGCTGGATATGGGGCGCATCAGCCGGGGCAAACTCCAGGAGCTTCGCACCCATATGGGGATCATCTTCCAGGATTACAAACTGATCAACGAGTGGACGGTGGAGAAGAATGTGGTCCTTCCCCTGATCATCGCCGGATACAGCACCGAGATCCAGCAGACCCAGGCCAAGAAGCTCCTGCGGCATGTCAAGCTCACAGAGCAAGCCAACCGGTACCCCCTAGAGCTCAGCGGTGGGGAACAGCAGCGGGTGGGGGTCGCCCGGGCTTTGAGCAAAAACCCCTTCCTGATCCTGGCGGACGAGCCCACGGGGAACCTGGATGAGTACTCCTCCAACGTCATTTGGGACCTGATGGAGAACGCCTGCGATCAATTGGGGTCGACGGTCGTGGTGGTCACCCACCGCATCCCCACGATCTTCAACATTCCCTACCGCCATTTCATCATTGAGAACAAGGGGATTTATGAAGTCCGTTAG
- the pyrH gene encoding UMP kinase: protein MKQRKRVLVKFSGEALAGEEGYGIDTQILKFIADEIKKLVDADIEVAIVVGGGNIIRGVTAAKDGIIKRTSGDYMGMLATVINGVAIQEALESIGLEARLQSAIDMHEIGESFIVRRARRHLEKGRVVVFAGGTGNPYFTTDTAATLRASEIDADMLIKATKVDGIYDKDPMKFPEAKKLPEISYDRALSEHIRVMDDTAIALAKENKLPIVVCNMFEPDNLKRIIEGDTSLCSIVH, encoded by the coding sequence ATGAAGCAGCGCAAGCGGGTTTTGGTGAAGTTTTCCGGCGAAGCCCTGGCCGGAGAGGAAGGATATGGGATCGATACGCAGATCCTCAAATTCATCGCCGACGAGATCAAGAAACTGGTCGATGCGGATATCGAAGTGGCGATCGTAGTTGGCGGCGGGAACATCATTCGCGGGGTCACTGCGGCCAAGGACGGCATCATCAAACGGACCAGCGGTGACTATATGGGGATGCTGGCGACGGTCATCAATGGCGTGGCGATCCAGGAGGCCCTGGAGAGCATCGGGCTGGAAGCGCGGCTGCAGAGTGCGATCGATATGCACGAGATCGGGGAAAGCTTCATCGTCCGCCGGGCGCGCCGTCACCTGGAGAAGGGACGGGTCGTCGTTTTCGCCGGGGGGACGGGTAACCCCTATTTCACCACCGATACCGCCGCGACCCTTCGGGCCAGCGAGATCGATGCCGATATGTTGATCAAGGCGACCAAGGTCGACGGGATCTACGACAAGGATCCGATGAAATTCCCGGAGGCCAAAAAGCTCCCCGAGATCAGCTACGACAGGGCGCTTAGCGAGCATATCCGGGTTATGGACGATACCGCCATCGCCCTGGCCAAGGAGAACAAGCTCCCCATCGTCGTCTGCAATATGTTCGAACCCGACAACCTCAAGCGGATCATCGAGGGAGACACTTCTCTCTGCTCGATCGTCCACTGA